The sequence GACGGCCACTCCCATCTGCTGGCCTCCACCAACCCGGCCTGTGTCGCCTACGACCCCGCGTACGGCTTCGAGATCGCGCACATCGTCAAGGACGGCCTGCGCCGGATGTACGGCGAGACCGCGGACGGCAAGCCCGGCGAGGACGTCTTCTACTACCTCACGGTCTACAACGAGCCGATCCAGCACCCGGCCGAGCCCGCCGACGTGGACGTCGAGGGCATCCTCAAGGGCGTGCACCGGTTCCAGCCGGGCAGCGCGGGCGAGATCCCGGCGCAGATCCTCGCGTCCGGTGTGGCGGTGCCGTGGGCGCTGGAGGCCCAGCGCATCCTCGCGGAGGAGTGGAACGTGCGCGCCGACGTCTGGTCGGCCACCTCCTGGAACGAGCTGCGCCGCGAGGCCGTGGCGGTCGAGGAGCACAACCTGCTGCACCCCGAGGAGGAGCAGCGGGTGCCGTGGGTGACCCGCAAGCTGTCCGGGGCACAGGGGCCGTTCGTGGCCGTGTCGGACTGGATGCGTTCGGTGCCGGACCAGATCGCCCGCTGGGTGCCGGGGCGGTACACCTCGCTCGGCGCGGACGGTTTCGGCTTCGCCGACACGCGGGGGGCGGCGCGCCGCTTCTTCCACATCGACGCGCAGTCGGTGGTGCTGGCGGTGCTCACCGAGCTGGCTGCCGACGGGAAGGTCGATCGCTCGGCGCTCAAGCAGGCGGTGGACCGCTACCAGCTGCTGGACGCCTCCGCGGCCCACCCGGGCGCGGCAGGCGGCGACGCGTAGCGCTGCGCTGCGCTCTGCGGTCACCGAGACCACGGGCGGGCCCGCACCGGTTCTTCCGGGGCGGGCCCGCCGTGCGTTGGGGGGGGGTGACGGGAGTGCCCGGGCCACCCGTGCGGGAGGGGAGGTGCTGGGCCGGGGGAGGCACGGGGTGGGCGCGGCGAGGGTGGTGCCAAGGAACCGTGGGCGGTGTGCCGTAGCATCCCGGACGAACCGTAGGAAGTGACCGCAGCCCGTACATCCCCCGGGACGGAGCCCGCAAGGCATGAGCGAGTGACGCTGCCGCCCGCACGGACGGGCACGCTGTCCCCGAGTGGTGGGCGCCCGGTCAGGGGTCCGCACGGACGGGTCGCCGTGCCCGCGAGCCGGGCGCCGAGGGACGCGCCCGTGGGCGTGTGGGCGCCGGCGGGCGGGCGGGGACGGCGCACCAGGGAGCGGAGGCGCCAGGGGCTCCCGGGCGGGGCGCGTCCGCTGGTGGCCCTGGCGGTCATCCTCGTGCTGCTGGCGACCACCGGGTGGACGGCCACGCTGTCGCCGCGCGCGGCGAAGGACGCGATGGCCGCCGCGCTCGCCGCGTGGACCCACGGCACCGTCGGCGCCCGACGGCTGCCGGACCCGGACGCGCCGCCCGGCGCCGTCGCCCGCTTCTTCGCCTCGCTCACCGGCGCCCAACGGCTCGGCCTGGCCCGGCGCTATCCCCTGGTCGTCGGCAACCTCGACGGGGTCGACCCGGCCCTGCGCTACGGCGCCAACCGGCTGGCGCTGACCCGGCAGCGGGCCGCCGCCCTCGCCGACAAGCACAGCGACGCGCTCACCCCGGTCGGCCGCGCCGCCATGACCGAGCTCGCCGACCGCTACACGTCCCTGCTCGCCGGGCACCGGCAGATCCTCGCCTTCGACCCGACCGGCGACGGCCACATCGCCGAGGTGCTCGGCGACCTGCGCACCGCGACCCACGTCGCGGTGGTCGTCCCCGGCGTCGCCACCGACCTGGCCGACTTCGAGCGGGACGACGCCAAGCGGTACGCCGCCACCGCCGGCATGGCCCGCGCGCTGTACGGCGCCGAACGGCTCGACCGGCCGGACGCCCGCACCGCGGTGATCGCCTGGGCGGGCTACACCGCCCCGGACGGCCTCGGCCTGGAAGCCTCCACCGGCACCCTCGCCGCCCGTGGCGCGGTCCGGCTCGAATCGCTCCTCGCCGCGCTCCCCCGCCGCCGCGACGTGGCGCTGTTCTGCCACTCCTACGGTTCGGTGCTGTGCGGGCTGGCCGCTCCGCACCTGCCGCCCGGCCGGGTCCGCGACATCGCCGTCATGGGCAGTCCGGGCATGCGTGCCCGCGACGTCGCCGCCCTGCACACCACCGCGCACGTCTGGGCGGCCCGGGACTCCGGGGACTGGATCGGCGACGTGCCGCACGTGGAGTTCGCCGGGCTCGGCCACGGCCCCGACCCGGTCTCC comes from Streptomyces sp. NBC_00448 and encodes:
- a CDS encoding alpha/beta hydrolase; its protein translation is MALAVILVLLATTGWTATLSPRAAKDAMAAALAAWTHGTVGARRLPDPDAPPGAVARFFASLTGAQRLGLARRYPLVVGNLDGVDPALRYGANRLALTRQRAAALADKHSDALTPVGRAAMTELADRYTSLLAGHRQILAFDPTGDGHIAEVLGDLRTATHVAVVVPGVATDLADFERDDAKRYAATAGMARALYGAERLDRPDARTAVIAWAGYTAPDGLGLEASTGTLAARGAVRLESLLAALPRRRDVALFCHSYGSVLCGLAAPHLPPGRVRDIAVMGSPGMRARDVAALHTTAHVWAARDSGDWIGDVPHVEFAGLGHGPDPVSGGFGARVISTDGADGHGGYFVPGTTSLANFADIALGDYSAITCPTENTCTSGLG